In the Candidatus Omnitrophota bacterium genome, one interval contains:
- the rpmG gene encoding 50S ribosomal protein L33 has protein sequence MAQEPITFECTACKNRNYYSTKNKKQNPDKLERSKFCKFCRKHTQHKEMK, from the coding sequence ATGGCACAAGAGCCTATCACATTTGAATGCACAGCATGTAAGAATAGGAATTACTATTCTACGAAGAATAAGAAACAGAATCCGGATAAGCTCGAAAGAAGCAAGTTTTGCAAGTTTTGTAGGAAGCACACGCAGCACAAGGAGATGAAATAG